Proteins from a genomic interval of Fibrobacter sp.:
- a CDS encoding tetraacyldisaccharide 4'-kinase gives MIKFHFSFRKILAACYRAAYSLHHALFLRPGRPLKNSKLIVIGSYRGGGAGKTPLALWLARELASSGKRVAVLCHEYAYDEVQMLRQELAASGGLTKDSDGGNRPTKDADSGMNTSGNCQTKKVRDGKETSGGSVQVLSTRNRYRTARELDDRGMPGDMNRRECDEFRRSMPDDTNRGAPDDINRGEPPDVIICDDGFEDSRLRPDLTILLEWGPAPRHIRDLIPAGDARSLEQNHRTDPAKTIRLNCLGPAADISFPIDSITNYLGEPATKQTSETQSATKQVADSPTMANLDGGAYPHHIPFVLLCGLAHPERVVQSVTALGLTFQETILRPDHDRDFAKQLAQAMTRHPQANFVITQKDAARLAPDILMDKRIFVTRQQVKMVPEKQALLLKSVL, from the coding sequence ATGATCAAATTCCATTTTTCATTTAGAAAAATCCTTGCGGCCTGCTACCGGGCGGCTTATTCGTTACATCATGCTCTGTTCCTCAGGCCGGGGCGCCCGCTGAAGAATTCCAAGCTGATTGTAATCGGAAGCTACCGCGGCGGTGGCGCCGGCAAGACGCCTCTGGCCCTCTGGCTTGCGCGGGAACTTGCATCTAGCGGGAAGCGGGTCGCGGTACTCTGCCATGAGTACGCCTACGACGAAGTCCAGATGTTACGGCAGGAGTTGGCTGCATCCGGCGGTTTGACGAAAGACAGTGACGGAGGTAACCGCCCGACGAAAGATGCCGACAGCGGGATGAATACGTCCGGCAACTGCCAGACGAAAAAAGTTCGCGATGGAAAGGAAACATCCGGCGGTAGCGTGCAGGTACTCTCCACACGGAACCGCTACCGGACAGCCCGCGAACTTGATGACCGCGGCATGCCCGGCGATATGAACCGCAGAGAGTGCGACGAATTTCGCAGAAGCATGCCCGACGATACGAACCGCGGAGCGCCAGACGATATAAACCGCGGGGAACCGCCCGATGTTATCATCTGCGACGACGGATTCGAGGACAGCCGCCTGCGTCCAGACCTGACCATCCTGCTTGAGTGGGGCCCCGCGCCCCGACACATCCGCGACCTCATTCCCGCCGGAGACGCCCGCAGCCTGGAACAGAATCACCGTACCGATCCCGCAAAGACAATCCGACTGAACTGTCTCGGCCCCGCAGCCGACATTTCCTTCCCCATCGATTCCATCACGAACTATCTGGGCGAACCCGCAACGAAACAAACCTCGGAAACGCAGTCCGCCACAAAACAAGTTGCAGACAGCCCGACTATGGCGAACCTCGACGGCGGCGCCTATCCCCACCACATCCCCTTTGTCCTCCTCTGTGGGCTTGCCCACCCGGAGCGTGTCGTCCAGAGCGTCACAGCCCTTGGCCTTACGTTCCAGGAAACGATCCTTCGCCCGGACCACGACAGGGATTTTGCAAAGCAGCTGGCCCAGGCAATGACCCGCCACCCCCAGGCAAACTTCGTCATCACCCAGAAGGACGCGGCCCGCCTCGCTCCAGACATCCTTATGGACAAACGAATTTTCGTCACTCGCCAACAGGTTAAAATGGTCCCCGAAAAACAAGCGCTTTTGTTGAAATCCGTTCTATAA